The DNA window CTGAAGGTGATCCTGCCGGGCATCTTTCCCTATTACATCACGGGCGCCATCACCGCTTCGGGCGGCTCCTGGAACGCCAGCATCGTGGCTGAGGTCGCAAGCTGGGGCGACACGCAGCTCACTACGCCCGGCCTGGGCTCCTACATCGCGCAGGCCACCACGGCCGGCGACTTCCCGCGCGTGGTGCTCGGCATCGTTGTGATGTGTACCTTCGTCACCTTGTTCAACCGCCTCTGCTGGCGCCCGCTTTACGGCTTCGGCGAACGTCGGCTGCGCCTCGGCTGATCGAATCCCTAGCGTTCAAAGGAAAGTTTCCATGCTCGACCAAATCGCAAAAGCTCCGCTCATCGATATCCAGCAAGTCTGCCGCTCCTTCCCCAAACCGAGCGGCAAGGATGTCGTCGTTCTCGAAAATGTCGACCTGTCGATCAAGGAGGGCGAAATCGTCGGCCTGCTCGGCCGGTCTGGTTCCGGCAAGTCGACCCTGTTGCGCATCATCGCCGGCCTGATCTCGCCGTCGTCCGGCCAGGCGCAATGTCGTGGCGCGACCATCGACGGCCCACCGGTCGGCATCTCGATGGTATTCCAGTCCTTCGCACTGTTTCCCTGGCTGACGGTTCTGCAGAATGTGGAGCTGGGGCTCGAGGCCAAGGGCGTCGACCGTGCCGAACGGCGCAAGCTCGCTCTTGCAGCGATCGACCTTATCGGCCTTGACGGCTTCGAGAACGCCTTTCCCAAGGAACTATCCGGTGGCATGCGCCAACGCGTCGGCTTTGCTCGCGCACTGGTGGTCCATCCCGACCTTCTGCTGATGGATGAGCCGTTCTCGGCTCTGGACGTGCTCACCGCTGAGACGCTTCGCACCGACATGATCGATTTGTGGATCGAAGGGCGTCTACCGATCAAGTCCGTGCTGATTGTCACCCACAATATCGAGGAGGCAGTGCTGATGTGCGATCGCATCCTCGTTTTTTCATCCAATCCCGGCCGTGTGGCGCGCGAGCTGAAGGTCGATCTGCCGCATCCGCGCAACCGGCTCGACCCGGCATTCCGCCAACTCGTCGACAATATCTACGCCCTGATGACGCAGCGCACGGAGCCGAGGACGCCGGCCATGGAAGGGATCCCCGGCACCGGAATGGGGATGGTCCTGGAGCCAGTCTCCACCAATATTCTCTCCGGCCTGATCGAGGCGCTTGCGGGTGCACCCTATCACGGGCAGGCCGATCTGCCCGTGCTCGCCGGCACGCTGCAGTTAGAAGCGGACGAACTTTTTCACCTTGGTGAGGCGCTGCAATTGTTGCGCTTCGCCCAGCTCAGCGAAGGCGACATCGTGCTGACCGATGCGGGCAAGAAGTTTGCACACATGGAGACCGATTCTCGCAAGAAGCTCTTCGCCGAACATTTGCTCACCTATGTTCCGGTCATCGGTCTGATCCGCCGCGTGCTCGACGAACGTCCGAACCACACAGCACCTGCCACACGTTTTCGCAACGAGTTGGAGGACTACATGACGGAGTCCTACGCTGATGATACGCTGAAGACGATCGTGTCCTGGTCGCGATATGCGGAACTCTTCGCCTATGACGAGCAAACGGAGATGTTCAGCCTCGAAAATCCCCAGTAATGGCGGCCCGACAAACTAAGCTCCATCCCGACGGAGGCCGGGCCAACTTCTAGCCCTCGTTGCTTAGGAATGTTCGATACGATCGTGCGACTCGAGCTAGGGGCCGGCGCCTTCGTTGACCCCGACAAGGCGAGATGCGGCTGAATCTACTGGCCCGACTTGAGCCCGCCGAGAAGCGTCGGAATGAGCTCGGACACCGTGGGATGGATCGGCACGGCCCATTTCAGAACCGGATAGGGCGTCCCCGCATGCATGGCATCAATGAAGCCGTGGATGGCTTCGTCGCCTTCGACACCGAGGATTGCGGCACCCAGTATCTGTCCGTTGTCGATGTCGGCGACGACCTTCATCAGGCCCTTGGTTTCACCCTTTTCTATGGCGCGTCCGACCTGGCTCATCGGTATGGTCGATGTCGAGATGGAGCGCCCGGTCGCCCGCGCTTCTCGTTCCGTCATTCCGACGCGCCCGAGCGGTGGATCGATATAGAGCGCATAGGCCGGGATACGCTCACTGACCTTTCGATCTTCACCATCCAGCAGATTGGCGGCGACAATCTCGAAATCATTATAAGACGTATGCGTGAAAGCGCCGCGGCCGTTGCAATCGCCAAGTGCCCATATGCCGTCGACATTGGTGGAGAGATGATCGTCGACGATGACATAGCCCTTGTTGTCCAGCGCCACGCCTGCCTCCGAAAGACCAAGATCGTCGGTGTTTGGCCGGCGTCCCGTCGCGATGAGGAGATGGCTTGCTTCGACGTCCGGATTGCCGGCGGTCGAGATGCGGATGTCCTCGCCGCTTTTCGACAGTTTGATGTCCTCAGCATTCGTGTGGATCGATATGCCTTCGGAGCGAAGAACGTCCGCGATTGCCTGGCAGATATCGTCATCCTCTCGCGGGGCCAGTCGCGGGCCGCGTTCGATGATGCTGACTTCAGTGCCGAAACGCCGGTACATCTGCGCGAACTCAAGGCCGATATAGCCGGCGCCGATGATGGCGAGATGGCGGGGCAGGGCGGTCAGATGAATGATGGAGGTACTTGTCAGATATTCGACGTCCGAGAGCCCAGGCAGCGGCGGAATGGCCGGCCTCGCACCGACGTTGAGAAAGATCCGCGGCGCGGTCAATGTTTCCTCTCCGACGCGGATGGTCTTCGCGTTCTCAAAGCGCGCATGTCCCCGTATCAGGGAAATTCCGTCCGTGGACTTCAGCCACGTCGTCAGCGAATCCCTGGCATTATTTATGACGGTCGCGGCGCGTTTCTCGACTGCGGCCATATCCGTCGATATCCCGCCGTCCGTGTGGATACCATAGTCCGCGCCTCGCCGTATCACGTGAGCGGTGCGGGCGCTCGCGACCAGGGTTTTGGTCGGCATGCAGCCGGCATTGACGCAGGTCCCCCCGACGAATTTCCGCTCTATCAGAGCCACCGTCATGCCCGCAGCCGCAAAACGCCCGGCAAGTGATGGCCCTGCCTGCCCTGCACCGATGATAATCGCGTCGAAGGTCTTCATGGTTTTCCATCCCGCAGTTTGATGTCTGTCTTTCACACCGGGTCGGACTGGATGCCGGCACCCCTCAGCCTGTCGCAGTCTACCAGAGTTGAGCAAAACCTGGGTCGAAAACCTGAAGGAGCAATCGGATGGCTTTCGCAAAAAGCACCTGACTGCGGCAAATCAACGCGCATTTGCGTTTTATTATTTAGAATATCCTAACCCAAGGTGAGCTATCCGGCGATCCAGGGCGTCTTTTCGCCATCGGGAAGCATCGCAGCCGGGAGCGCCGTCACAAACACGGCCCCGCACAAATGTTTCCGCACCTTGACGGCGGGCGTCGCTAAGCCATGTCTGACCGCATATGTGTGGCAAGGAGACAGCATGCGAAACGCCAAGGTTGGATTCACTGAGACTGAGAGCGAAGTCAATTTCGACTTCATTAGACGCGGAGGATGGTCGAAGCTCACCTATCGAGCGGTCGACCTTTAGGCTGCAGGCTTAATCGTGGCGCGGAAGTTGCCGTCGTCACCACCGGAATGCCGCTCGACCTTCGTGCGTATTTCCAGGCTCCGGGCACCCGGCAAGAGAACCGCGTTGACGAACTTCAGAGGCATCTCTGCTGCGTGCGAAGGATAACTTAAGGATTTAGGCAACGTGCTTGCTGTTCCGAAAGAACCACCGCAGAAATTCATCTCCGTGATGCTGTCGTCCCTTCGAAAGGCGTTTTTCAGCATTGGCATTGCCAGCGCCGCGATAAACATGCTGGCGCTGACCGGCTCTTTTTTCATGCTGCAGGTTTACGATCGCGTCATTCCTGGCCGCAGCCTTCCAACGCTCGCGGGCCTGGCGATTATCGCCGCCACCCTGTTCATGTTCCAGGGAGCCCTCGAACTGTTGCGCTCGATGCTGCTTGCTCGCGTGGGCATATCTCTCGATGAGCGGCTGAACCGAAAGGTGTTCGGCTCGCTCATCTACCTGCCAACGAGATTGCAATCGTCCGATGATGGGCTGCAGTCCGTCCGCGATCTGGAACAGGTCCGATCGTTTCTGGCTGGAGGCGGCTCGACCGCGTTGTTCGACCTGCCCTGGATGCCATTCTACCTGATCCTATGTTTTCTCTTCCATTTCTGGATCGGCCTGACCGCCTTATGCGGCGCCATCGTGCTCATCGCCCTGACAGCTCTTGCAGAGACGCTGTCGCAAAAACCGGCAGAGCAAGCCGCAAAGTCCTCTGCGGCTCGTCTTGGTTTTGCACAAGCGGCGCGGCGGAACTGGGAGGCGGTGGTCGCAATGGGTTTCAGTGGCCGTCTCACCGAGAAATGGACCGCCATGAATGAAGCATATCTGGGAAATCAGCTCTCGGCCGGCAACATCGTCAGCACGCTGACCACGATTGCGAAGATATTGCGGATGATGCTGCAGTCCGGTGTGTTGGCTGTCGGCGCGATCCTTGTCATCAAGCAGGAAGCGACGGGCGGCATCATCATCGCCAGCTCGATCATGGTCACCCGCGCACTTGCTCCGGTAGAACTTGCAATCGGGCACTGGAAAGGTTTTGTCGCCGCCCGCCAAAGCTGGTCGCGCCTCGCCAAGCTGCTGGATCTGATCCCCGCCGAACACCGGGCTGTCGCCCTGCCGCCGCCGCAAAAGGAGCTCGGCGTCGAAAACATAAGTCTCACCTCTCCTGGCAGCCGCGACTTCATCCTCCGCAACATTTCGTTCAAGATATCTGCGGGGACAGTGCTGGGTGTGATCGGCCCCAGCGCGTCGGGAAAATCGTCGCTTGCCAGAGCGATCACGGGACTATGGCCGGTTGTGATCGGCGCGATCAGGCTCGACCAGGCAGCCCTATCGCAATGGGAGCGGAGCGATCTTGGACGGCACGTCGGATATCTGCCTCAGGACGTCGGTTTGTTCGACGGATCGATTGCCGAAAATATTTCCCGGTTCGCGAAGGACATGCAGCCTGGACCAATTATAGCGGCGGCGAAGGCCGCCGGCGTATACGACATGATCGTCAAGCTGCCGGATGGATTTGATACGGTCATCGGCGAGGGAGGCTCGCGGCTTTCCGCCGGCCAGCGGCAGCGCATTGCCTTGGCACGAGCCCTTTACGGCGATCCATTCCTGGTGGTTCTTGACGAGCCGAATTCCAATCTGGATGCCGAGGGAGAGGCATCCTTGACCACAGCCCTGATGGGCATCCGGGCTCGCGGCGGCATTGCCATTGTCGTTGCGCACAGGCCGAGTGCTCTGGCCGCCGCAGACAAGGTCGCAATCATTGTCAACGGCCAATTGCAGGCGTTTGGACCAAAGGATGAGATTCTCGGCGCATCCATGAGACATTCGGTGGCCGGGCCAGTGCGTTTGATGATAGCCGGCGAGGATGTGAGCGGATGATGAATACGGGCTTGTCTTCCACCGAGCGTGCGATCCGCCGCCTGTCCATTTTCGTGCTGGTAACAATTCTTCTTCTTTTCGGCGTCATGGGCGGTCTTGCCGCGGCAACGAAGATTTCGGGCGCGGTCATTGCTCCCGGTACCTTGGTCGTCGACAGCTATGTGAAGAGCGTCCAGCACCTCAAGGGAGGGATCGTTGGCGAAATCCGCGTGAAAAATGGAGACCACGTCGACGCCGACCAGATATTGATCCGGCTAGACGATACGCAAACGAGAGCCAATCTCGGCATCATCAGAAAGCGTCTGAATGAGCTTTCCGCCAGAACAGCGCGTCTCGTCGCAGAGCGCGACGACAAGAGTGCGATCAGCTTTCCAGCGGATCTTCTGTCCAACACCGGCGACGATAACGTCGCGAGCATACTTGCCGGCGAGCGTCAACTTTTCAGCGACCGGTTGGCATCGCGACAAGGCCAGAAGTCGCAGTTGCGCGAGAGAATTCAACAGTTGAAACAGGAAGTGGACGGCTTCGTCGCGCAGGAGAAGGGGAAACGAACCGAGATCGAGCTCGTCAACAAGGAACTCGGCAGTCTCCAGCGACTGTTCGATCAAGGAATCGTCCCGGCGGCGAAAGTCTATTCTCTGCAGCGAGACAGCGCTCGCCTGACGGGGGAGCTCGGTAATCTTGTCTCGTCGATCGCGCAGACCAATGGCAAGATTACCGAAACAGAACTGCAAATCATTCAGATCGACAATGACCACAGCTCGGAAGTCGCCGACCAACTGCGGCAGGCCGAAAGCGACACCGGTCAATTTTCGGAGCGGCTCATTGCAGCCGAGGATGATCTCAAGCGGGTGGACATAAGGGCGCCGCAGTCAGGCATTGTCGATCAGTTGACTGTCCATTCGGCCGGTGCCGTGATTGGCCCGAAAGAAGCGATCATGCAGATCGTCCCGGACAAGGACGCATTGGTTGCCGAACTGAAACTCTCGCCGCAGGATATCGACCAGATCGCCGTCGGGCAGGTGGTCGCGCTGCGATTCTCCGCCTTCAACCAGCGCATTACACCCGAACTCAATGGGCGCGTCGAAACCATTTCGGCCGATCTGACGACCGATCAGCATACGGGCCAGGGCTATTACATCGTTCGCGCCAAAGTGCCGAAGGAAGAGTGGGATCGATTGGGGAAGCTGACGCCTCTCCCCGGCATGCCGGTGGAGGCATTCATGCAGACCGGCCGGAGAAGCGTTCTTGCCTATCTGACCAAGCCAATGACCGATCAGATAAAGCGTGCATTCAGAGAGGATTAGGAGGCTTCTTCGAGCGGGCGCTCCTTAAGCCGGAGTGCCGCTTGAGGATTTGATGGCGCCGCCGCCTTTCTGTCCATCGTCGAAATCGATATCGATGACCATGCCTGGCACAAGCCTGGAAACAAGGTGTCTTAGATCGCTTTGCCGGACCGCGACGCATCCTGCTGTTCCCGACATGTCGGCTCTGGCAGCGTGAACGAAAAGGGCGCTTCCCCGGTAGGGCTCGACGCTGGCGTCGTTGTAACCAATCGGCACGACGATATCGAAAAGGGGCTCCGGCCGTACCCTGTTTAAACGCTCTGCGTCCGGAGCGCCGCCGGGGGTGATCGTCAGGCGGTTGTAAGATGGGCTCTCCGCGTCCTCTTCCCAAACCATTTCGTCAGTCATAGGGACGAACGGAAATGGCAATCCGGAAGGGGGAGGCGTCCATCGGCTGGAATTGTAAAAACCGTACCGAAGCGGGAATATGCCGATGGGAGTGCAGCCATCGCCCTCGCGCTTCAGTGAGGCCGCAATCAATCCACCACGTCCCACAATACAAGGGGCCGTCCATTCGCCGATCGATAGTGTTCCATAATGCAACTCCGTCGAGTTGCGTGGAACACGAACCTTGACCGTTGGCAGGTGATCATGATGGGGAACGACTGCGGTCACAAGAAGAAACTCCAATATGCCGGGCTCATTTGAGTGCTCATGAATTATCTTCGTAACCTGGATTGGCCCGGTCGGCAAAGACCGCGCTCATAAGGGCACTCAGCCGGTTTGCGCTTCAAGCAAACACCTTCTTGCTCCCTCAATGTGGTCCTTCAGCAAATTCACCGCTTCGTCAGCCCGTTTTTCAATGTATGCGCAGGTAATCTTCTCGTGGTCGTCAAGCCAGGACGGCGTCTCATCGATCAGCTTGTCGTACCGCACCGAATACATAATGCAATTTCTGCGCAATTCCTCGATCATCGCAACCTGTCGCTGACGACCTGCGGGCGCATATAGCGTTGAATGGAAGAACCAATCGCCCTCGATCCATCCTGATCTGCCAGCTTCCAGAGCTGATTTTTGAAGGGCATACCTGACGTCCGCATAATACGCCTCGCTGACCGACGCCATCGCATGCCGCAGGAGATCGCATTCCAATAGAATTCTTAAATCGAACACGTGCGAGAGCTCATCTCGATTGAGTTCGATCACCTGCGCCCCCTTGCCTGGCACGAGAGCGACCAATCTTTCCGAGGCGAGTTGCTGCAACGCGTCTCGCACCGGTATGCGACTCACCCCAAATCGCGCAGCCAGGTCGGTTTGAGACAACCAAGTCCCAGGCGAAAGTACGCCTTTGAGGATTTCCAGTTTCAATTGTTCGGCAACCGACATCTTGCTTACCCATCCAATTGTGTATACGCGTATACATATCATAAATCGCTACGCATATGAAGAGAGCGATATGCGCCATGGAGGCTTATCATGAAGATGACGGTTGAGGTTCATTGGGAGCGTGAAGATGCGGTATTCACTGACAAGCGTTACAGCCGTGCGCATATTTGGCGCTTTGACGGCGGCCAAGTCGTGCCAGCGTCGGCTTCGCCGCATATCGTTCCGCTTCCTTATTCTGTGGAAGCCAATGTCGACCCAGAAGAGGCCTACATCGCGGCGATATCCAGTTGCCATATGTTGACTTTTCTCTCGCTCGCGGCGCCCAAGGGTATTGTCGTCGAGAGCTACACCGACAAGGCGATCGGCGTGATGGAGAAGGTCGACGGAAAATTGATCGTCAGCCGCGTCGAGCTCAAACCGACTATTGTCTACGCCGGGGGGCAGCCGACCTCCGTAGTGGAAGCGGAGCTGCACCATTTGGCGCATGAACAGTGCTTCATTGCCAATTCGGTCAAGACGGAAATTCAGGTCGCCGCGTGAGACATCCATTCCGCCGTGATTGATCAGCGGACATCTGGGGCCGAAAAGGGGCGGACACCGGAACCTATTGCATTGCTAATCCAGCCTTGAGCGCCTACTTCAAGCGGGCACTCAAGGCTGGACAAAAGATGGGGCGCGGGGAAGCCTATCGCTTCAGGCTCTTGTCACTAAATATGCCAGTCCGGAGTGTGGGCAGCCGCGGCAGCGGCCGTCTGGGTGAGATGGTCGTTCAGCTGATAGGCCTTGATGTAGTCGATTTTCATCTCAGACCCGTTCGGTAGGCCATCGGTCGGAGTGCCTGCTACGCCGCCGACTGCCTGATCCACCAGCATATACATCGGGCCGTGCATATCGGCTGGCGTTGCGGTGTGTGCGATTGCTACATCGTCGAAATACCAGACGATTTGATCCTGATCCCACAGCACGCCGTAATTGTGAAAACCATCGGTACTGGGAACTTGCACCGGAATGGTTTGCATCGTGTGTGTGCCCGTCGCGTTCGAGTGAACCGTGGCGTTGACCGTGTTCGGATCCTGCCCGCGCATTTCGACCACATCGAGTTCCGGCGGCCAGGAGCCATCTTCCGGCAGAAGCCAGAAAGCCGGCCATGTGCCCTGATCATGCGGCATCTCAGCCCGCATTTCGAAATATCCATAGGTCTGGGCAAACGACGAATGGGTGGTCAGGATGCCGGATGTATAGTTATGGCCGTCCAGGAGCGATTTCAGCGAATCGGGCGTCGGTTTGGCTGTAATCGTCAGCACGCCGTTCGAAACGGAAAATGGATTGGCCGATGCGGTCGGGCCATAGAGCGGATTGACAAACCACTGCAACTCGCCGTCCCCGCTTATGCTGCTGCCCTTGTCCGGCGCCCACCAATATTTTGCATCCCAGGTGCCTTGCGTGCCCTGGTGAAGGGAAAGCGTATTGAAATCGTCCGAAAAGGTCTGGGTGAGCGCGGAACGGTCGAGGCCGAGCTGAAATTGGTCCGCGTGCAGATCGGCAACCGTCTTGTTGGCGAAAACCAGGCTCTCGCCGCCACCAAGATCAAGCCGCAGATTGGCACCTTGCTGGGTAAGATGACTGACGACCTGATCGAAGGACGTCAGCCCATAATGGTTCAGACGCACCTTGTCGTCGCTGCTGAAATCGGTGATCAGGTCGCTGCCATTACCCTTGGTGAAGATGAAGGTATCGGCACCGCCGCCGCCGGTCAGGACGTCGTTGCCCGCGCCGCCATCGATGGTCTGGCTGCCCGGCCCACCGGTAATAATGTTGTCCGCGCTGTTGCCGAAGGCATGACGGCCATCACCGGTCACCGTGAGGTTCTCGAAATTGTCGGGCAGCGTGTAATCCATCCATGTGACGATGGTGTCGACCCCTCCGCCTGGCGCTTCGGACGCGTGATTGAGGCTCGAATAGAGATAGTAGATATCATCTCCAGTGCCGCCCACCATCGTTACGTTGACGGAGCCGTCACCGTACATCGAATCATTTCCAGCCGTGCCGTTAAGCGTCGGACCAGAGCCTGTGGCGGAAAACCAACTTGTCGAAGTTCCGCTGTAGTAGAGCGGTTGGCCTAGAGCATTGAGAACTGAATTGGGCATCGAAACCTCTTCCGTTGTGCTTGGCTGTCTCCCCCAAAAGCGCTAACATTCCTCCGCGCTTAAGTTAGAGGGATAACATTTTCCGCACCGCAGCACACCCCCCGAAGACGTTAATTTCAGCTTTTTATGAAATTTGCCGGTTCAGAGATCCGTCATGCTTAATCGTGCGGCAAGATCGCATGCTGCTTCCCACGTCGCGTGCCGTTTCGTGGTGCGGAGGAGAAAGCGCGCCGAGTAGTAGATACGGTGGATCAATGCGGCAGGGCGCATTTCCGGCCGGCGCGCCTATGATCCAGTCGGCTGAACATTAACAGATTTTAATGGATCCCTTAAGAAACAGATAACGAACATCCGGTCAGATTGCCCCAGCCAAAGAGCCCTCCGCTCCATTGGCTTCGGCATGTCATATGAAAGGGCAGGAAATCATGTTCGCCAAAAAACTCCCCACCGCGCTCGCGCTCGTATTGTTAGGCTTTTCCACCGCATATGCCGAGCCGCCGGCCCGCATCGGGCAATTTGATGCTTGGGGCGCCTATTCCTATCGGTCCGGAAGTGAAGTTAGCTGCTATGTCCTATCGACACCCACTAGTCAGGTACCGTCGACGGTTGACCATGGGAGCAATTTCTTCATCGTCGCGCGCGGTCCCGACGGAAAGGCATATATGCCTGAAGTTGCCATGGGCTACGATCTGAAGCAGGGCGCGCCAATACAAGCCACGATTGGTGATGCCACCTTCACCATGTTCGCCAAGGACAGACATGGCTGGGTCGAGGATCAATCACAGGAGCCCACCATGGTGGATGCCATGAAGTCGGGCAACGAGCTTAGCGTGCAAGCCACGTCGCGGCGTGGAACGGCGACTAGCTATTCCTACTCACTCTCCGGCATTACCGCAGCGTTGAAACAAATAAAGGTGTGCGAATGAAATAGCAGGCCGTCGTGAAATCCGCAGGCTTCAGTAACGGGCGCCAGCCACGAACAAAAGCCCGCCGCAGACCGGGAGTCAGTAGTCGCGGCGGGCTCACGCTCCAGTGGCCGGCGTGGTACACCGTGAGCTGCGGGGCGCAAACGTCCCGATGGTATGAACTCAGACGAAGCGCTTTGGTTCCCGTCGCAGCGGTGCGATATTTCGTTCGCCCGTACTGATGGGTGGATATGACCGGAAGGCCGCAGTGGCTTGAGCAATGCCTACTGCAACAAAGATATCCCGGCTTCTTTTGCTGCTTTGATGAATGCCTCCCGGGCAGCCTCTGGGCAGGTCACACCCATCATCGCATCGAGGCATATTCGCACCGCGGTCACGTACTCTTCACCATCTTCAATCGGCCAGTGCTCCAGCAGAGTCTCAGCGGCCTCTCGTACCGAATTGACCCGCCGATAACCGTCCGTACCTCCCATCACCAGCGTTACGGCAGAAAATGGCTGCAAGGTGTCTCGATTCAAAACGCATTACCTCCGAAACATATAGATTTCGGTAACCTTGCAAAAAACGTTCCGGGGAGGCGGCAGGGCCTGTCCGCCCTTGGTCGCCAATCGCCAGAATATGACCCGAGAGAGCCAAGACCCCATGTTAATGCCGCTGGCGGTAACGCGAGCGTGGTTGGGCTTAACGCGGCCAAAGCTCAAACTGTGGGGAAAATATCTCGGTAAAGCCGCACTTGGCGTCCCCGCCGGCGAAAGAGCGATCAGCCAACAGCCTCATCGACAAACCAGAAGTGCCTCGATCGAGGCCATCTCGAAGGCGTCCCGTGCCTCGCTCGCCGTACATTCATGTTCGAGCGCGGCGTTGCAGACCTTCTTGGCCTCTCTCAAAAAGACACCATCGGTGATGGGCCATTCTTTTTCCAGGCACCCTACGGCCTCAGCCGGGCTTTTGACGGCCTTTTGTTTCCCGCTGCTGACAATGACGGAGACGGGTGCCTCCCATGCGAGAGCGCTCATTCTGTTCCTCCTTTGTCTTTCAGATAAGGTTAGACAAACGATGGCTTTTACCGCTCTGTTCCAAGAGCAAGATCAAAAAATTCCATCTCCGTAAGAAAAAGCTGCACAAGTAAGCCGAATTACAAATCAGGGTTACAAATAAGGCAGCTTTTCGACAGGAGAGCGTATGCCCTAAAGGCAGATAACTGGCCGGTCGGCCGAACTGCCGATTCCGATGAAGCCGCCCCTTTGTTCCGAGATGATTGCGCCCCTTGATTCCGGGATGATCTCGCCCCCTGTTTAGTGGGGTCTGCAGGCGATGATTGTTGTCAGTCCATTTAGGCGGGGTGTCAAGCTTTTCGGGGCAGGTTTCGGCGTAGGCTATCGCCGCTCAATTCGATGCGATGGGCGTTGTGAACGAGGCGATCCAGGATGGCATCAGCATAAGTCGGGTTTCCTATGACGTCGTGCCATGCCGACACCGGAAGTTGGCTGGTAATGATGGTTGATCTGCGGCCGTAGCGATCTTCCAGGATTTCGAGGAGGTCGTGCCGGGCCTGTTCGTTGAGCGGTTCGAGACCCCAGTCGTCGAGGATCAGGACTTGAACATGGCCCAGGGTACGTTGCAGCCGAGCATACCTGCCGTCGCCGCGAGCAAGTGCGAGCTGAGCAAACAGTCGTGGGACACGCTGATAGAGAACGGAACGATCGTCACGGCAAGCCTTGTGGCCGAGAGCGCAGGCTAACCAGCTTTTTCCGACACCCGAGGGTCCGCAAATGGC is part of the Rhizobium jaguaris genome and encodes:
- a CDS encoding AAA-associated domain-containing protein, which encodes MLDQIAKAPLIDIQQVCRSFPKPSGKDVVVLENVDLSIKEGEIVGLLGRSGSGKSTLLRIIAGLISPSSGQAQCRGATIDGPPVGISMVFQSFALFPWLTVLQNVELGLEAKGVDRAERRKLALAAIDLIGLDGFENAFPKELSGGMRQRVGFARALVVHPDLLLMDEPFSALDVLTAETLRTDMIDLWIEGRLPIKSVLIVTHNIEEAVLMCDRILVFSSNPGRVARELKVDLPHPRNRLDPAFRQLVDNIYALMTQRTEPRTPAMEGIPGTGMGMVLEPVSTNILSGLIEALAGAPYHGQADLPVLAGTLQLEADELFHLGEALQLLRFAQLSEGDIVLTDAGKKFAHMETDSRKKLFAEHLLTYVPVIGLIRRVLDERPNHTAPATRFRNELEDYMTESYADDTLKTIVSWSRYAELFAYDEQTEMFSLENPQ
- a CDS encoding OsmC family protein, translating into MKMTVEVHWEREDAVFTDKRYSRAHIWRFDGGQVVPASASPHIVPLPYSVEANVDPEEAYIAAISSCHMLTFLSLAAPKGIVVESYTDKAIGVMEKVDGKLIVSRVELKPTIVYAGGQPTSVVEAELHHLAHEQCFIANSVKTEIQVAA
- a CDS encoding L,D-transpeptidase family protein, coding for MTAVVPHHDHLPTVKVRVPRNSTELHYGTLSIGEWTAPCIVGRGGLIAASLKREGDGCTPIGIFPLRYGFYNSSRWTPPPSGLPFPFVPMTDEMVWEEDAESPSYNRLTITPGGAPDAERLNRVRPEPLFDIVVPIGYNDASVEPYRGSALFVHAARADMSGTAGCVAVRQSDLRHLVSRLVPGMVIDIDFDDGQKGGGAIKSSSGTPA
- a CDS encoding type I secretion system permease/ATPase — encoded protein: MLSSLRKAFFSIGIASAAINMLALTGSFFMLQVYDRVIPGRSLPTLAGLAIIAATLFMFQGALELLRSMLLARVGISLDERLNRKVFGSLIYLPTRLQSSDDGLQSVRDLEQVRSFLAGGGSTALFDLPWMPFYLILCFLFHFWIGLTALCGAIVLIALTALAETLSQKPAEQAAKSSAARLGFAQAARRNWEAVVAMGFSGRLTEKWTAMNEAYLGNQLSAGNIVSTLTTIAKILRMMLQSGVLAVGAILVIKQEATGGIIIASSIMVTRALAPVELAIGHWKGFVAARQSWSRLAKLLDLIPAEHRAVALPPPQKELGVENISLTSPGSRDFILRNISFKISAGTVLGVIGPSASGKSSLARAITGLWPVVIGAIRLDQAALSQWERSDLGRHVGYLPQDVGLFDGSIAENISRFAKDMQPGPIIAAAKAAGVYDMIVKLPDGFDTVIGEGGSRLSAGQRQRIALARALYGDPFLVVLDEPNSNLDAEGEASLTTALMGIRARGGIAIVVAHRPSALAAADKVAIIVNGQLQAFGPKDEILGASMRHSVAGPVRLMIAGEDVSG
- a CDS encoding HlyD family type I secretion periplasmic adaptor subunit, with amino-acid sequence MMNTGLSSTERAIRRLSIFVLVTILLLFGVMGGLAAATKISGAVIAPGTLVVDSYVKSVQHLKGGIVGEIRVKNGDHVDADQILIRLDDTQTRANLGIIRKRLNELSARTARLVAERDDKSAISFPADLLSNTGDDNVASILAGERQLFSDRLASRQGQKSQLRERIQQLKQEVDGFVAQEKGKRTEIELVNKELGSLQRLFDQGIVPAAKVYSLQRDSARLTGELGNLVSSIAQTNGKITETELQIIQIDNDHSSEVADQLRQAESDTGQFSERLIAAEDDLKRVDIRAPQSGIVDQLTVHSAGAVIGPKEAIMQIVPDKDALVAELKLSPQDIDQIAVGQVVALRFSAFNQRITPELNGRVETISADLTTDQHTGQGYYIVRAKVPKEEWDRLGKLTPLPGMPVEAFMQTGRRSVLAYLTKPMTDQIKRAFRED
- a CDS encoding FAD-containing oxidoreductase; translation: MKTFDAIIIGAGQAGPSLAGRFAAAGMTVALIERKFVGGTCVNAGCMPTKTLVASARTAHVIRRGADYGIHTDGGISTDMAAVEKRAATVINNARDSLTTWLKSTDGISLIRGHARFENAKTIRVGEETLTAPRIFLNVGARPAIPPLPGLSDVEYLTSTSIIHLTALPRHLAIIGAGYIGLEFAQMYRRFGTEVSIIERGPRLAPREDDDICQAIADVLRSEGISIHTNAEDIKLSKSGEDIRISTAGNPDVEASHLLIATGRRPNTDDLGLSEAGVALDNKGYVIVDDHLSTNVDGIWALGDCNGRGAFTHTSYNDFEIVAANLLDGEDRKVSERIPAYALYIDPPLGRVGMTEREARATGRSISTSTIPMSQVGRAIEKGETKGLMKVVADIDNGQILGAAILGVEGDEAIHGFIDAMHAGTPYPVLKWAVPIHPTVSELIPTLLGGLKSGQ
- a CDS encoding GntR family transcriptional regulator is translated as MSVAEQLKLEILKGVLSPGTWLSQTDLAARFGVSRIPVRDALQQLASERLVALVPGKGAQVIELNRDELSHVFDLRILLECDLLRHAMASVSEAYYADVRYALQKSALEAGRSGWIEGDWFFHSTLYAPAGRQRQVAMIEELRRNCIMYSVRYDKLIDETPSWLDDHEKITCAYIEKRADEAVNLLKDHIEGARRCLLEAQTG